The stretch of DNA ATCGGATTGAGGATTCTGTAATAGATATCGTTATTAGTTACGATGCCTACTAACTTGCCATTGTCTACGACGCACAATGCTCCTACTTTAAGTTCCTGCGCCAAGGCAATGGCACTCTCGACAGTGGTGTCTGACGTGATGGTAGTAACATTCTTGTTCATTATTTCTCCCACCGTCATCCTGGCAATTAAATAGTTCATTTCCCATATGCTCAGAGAAGTAGCTTCTGTAGGTGACGCTTCCGCTATTCGCCTTTCAGTCACTATGCCCACTAATCTATCTTTGTCAACTACAGGCAAGCGATGAATGCGATGGGCAACCATATATCGCCTAGCCTCGGTGATCGGGGTTTTGCTTGAAACGGTTACCAAGTTGGTGCTCATAAGATCCCTGACACGCATATGTATCCTCCTTGGTGATTTTTATTGCCATTTTCACATGTTTAAGACAATATGTCAATCTTGCGCATTGATTTACTATCAAATTTACCGAGCGAAGGGGCGTCATCACAAAATAGGAGTCACCAAAATATTAGAGGAAAGGATTTCAGACGGCAGCATCCGGGAATATGGAGTAAGATGAAAAAAACGGACACCAAAGTCGATAGAATAAAGAGGCCGTTTAAGAATAGGGGTTAAGAATACCCTGAAAGAAGTTGACACGGTTTTTGAAACCGACGTTTTGACTTTCAAGTGACATTCTCATAGGTTAAGCCCTTGATTTTGAGGGCTTGAGCACTTTAACAACAGCATAATCAG from Dehalococcoidia bacterium encodes:
- a CDS encoding CBS domain-containing protein, which produces MRVRDLMSTNLVTVSSKTPITEARRYMVAHRIHRLPVVDKDRLVGIVTERRIAEASPTEATSLSIWEMNYLIARMTVGEIMNKNVTTITSDTTVESAIALAQELKVGALCVVDNGKLVGIVTNNDIYYRILNPILGIGKPGVRLQIHDCGEGRKIEDVLRLVNKSNLKIEAIHMSEPADRDAADLIVQVDVTDPGKLIDSITGLGYKVEIRQRKFENNLSGGK